In one window of Clupea harengus chromosome 4, Ch_v2.0.2, whole genome shotgun sequence DNA:
- the LOC105906854 gene encoding YTH domain-containing family protein 1, translated as MSATSIDPQRPKGQASKVQNGSLHQKDTVHDNDFEPYLPGQSNQNNSYQSMTDPYLPSYYAPSIGFPYPLSEAPWSTGGDPPIPYMTPYGALSNGDHHFMHDTVFGQPGGLGSSIYPHRFNFFPENPAFSAWGTSGSQGGQTQSSAYGGSYSYPPSSLGGTLVPDGQSGFHSDTLSKAPGMNSLEQGMVGLKIGTGDASGSGVKAVGSVIGGGPSVATGNNGTPLSMSLSKPTSWAAIASKPAKPPQLKSKSKGGIATLGGSLPPPPIKHNMDIGTWDNKGPVTKLASPPHHQHQHQHQHHHPEQQPLPNSHSHPLQPPIQQPPLQHPQSLVQPQMSLAMPPPAHQPSLQPPPQPYQNHTQPPLPQTRWIAPRNRNPGYGQSCGGGAAGLEGGTLPLGVLGGPGAFGMAGPDPHPVLEKLRSTHSYNPKDFDWNLRNGRVFIIKSYSEDDIHRSIKYSIWCSTEHGNKRLDAAFRSVGGKGPVYLLYSVNGSGHFCGVAEMRSPVDYSTSAGVWAQDKWKGKFDVAWLFVKDVPNSQLRHIRLENNDNKPVTNSRDTQEVPLEKAKQVLKIITTYKHTTSIFDDFSHYEKRQEEEDEVRKSLHTEPVPIQNRSRLDQERQNRNKP; from the exons ATGTCTGCCACAAGCATTGACCCTCAG AGACCAAAGGGACAAGCATCTAAAG TACAAAATGGTTCTCTCCATCAGAAGGATACTGTTCATGACAACGACTTTGAACCTTACCTCCCCGGCCAGTCCAATCAG AACAACAGCTACCAGTCCATGACCGACCCATACCTCCCCAGCTATTATGCCCCATCCATCGGGTTCCCATACCCCCTCAGCGAGGCCCCTTGGTCCACAGGCGGAGACCCCCCAATCCCTTATATGACCCCCTATGGAGCTTTGAGCAATGGTGACCACCATTTCATGCACGACACGGTCTTTGGACAGCCAGGGGGGCTGGGAAGCAGCATTTACCCCCATCGCTTCAACTTCTTCCCAGAGAATCCAGCCTTCTCTGCCTGGGGCACCAGTGGCTCCCAGGGCGGTCAGACCCAGAGCTCTGCTTACGGGGGCAGTTACAGTTACCCACCCAGCTCCCTGGGGGGAACCCTGGTGCCTGATGGGCAGAGCGGGTTCCACAGCGACACTCTTAGCAAAGCACCGGGCATGAACAGCCTGGAGCAAGGCATGGTAGGGCTGAAGATTGGCACAGGTGATGCTTCAGGTTCAGGTGTCAAGGCTGTGGGCTCTGTGATTGGTGGGGGGCCCTCGGTTGCCACAGGCAACAATGGCACACCCCTCAGCATGTCCCTCTCCAAGCCTACGTCCTGGGCCGCCATTGCCAGCAAGCCGGCCAAGCCTCCGCAGCTCAAGTCCAAGAGTAAGGGGGGTATTGCGACCTTGGGGGGCTCACTGCCCCCTCCACCaatcaaacacaacatggacatcGGCACCTGGGACAACAAGGGGCCCGTGACCAAACTGGCCTCCCCTCC acaccatcaacatcaacatcaacaccaacaccatcatccaGAGCAGCAGCCACTGCCcaactcccactcccaccccctgcAGCCACCTATCCAGCAGCCTCCCCTCCAGCACCCCCAGTCTCTGGTCCAGCCCCAGATGTCCCTGGCCATGCCCCCACCTGCACACCAGCCCTCCTTGCAACCCCCTCCTCAGCCTTACCAGAACCACACccagccccctctccctcagacaCGCTGGATTGCCCCGCGCAACCGTAACCCGGGCTACGGCCAGAGCTGTGGGGGTGGAGCGGCCGGGTTGGAGGGCGGCACTCTCCCGCTGGGTGTTCTCGGCGGGCCGGGCGCCTTTGGGATGGCCGGGCCAGACCCTCACCCTGTGCTGGAGAAGCTGCGCTCCACCCACAGCTACAACCCCAAGGACTTTGATTGGAACCTGCGCAATGGGCGCGTGTTCATCATCAAGAGCTACTCCGAGGACGACATCCACCGCTCCATCAAGTACTCCATCTGGTGCAGCACGGAGCACGGCAACAAGCGATTGGACGCCGCCTTCCGCTCAGTCGGCGGCAAGGGCCCCGTCTACCTGCTCTACAGCGTCAACGGCAGCGGGCACTTCTGTGGCGTGGCCGAGATGCGCTCACCCGTGGACTACAGCACCAGTGCGGGCGTCTGGGCGCAGGACAAGTGGAAGGGCAAGTTCGATGTGGCCTGGCTCTTTGTGAAGGACGTGCCCAACAGCCAGCTGCGCCACATCCGGCTGGAGAACAACGACAACAAGCCCGTCACCAACTCACGCGACACCCAGGAGGTGCCCCTGGAGAAGGCCAAGCAGGTGCTGAAGATCATCACcacgtacaaacacaccactTCCATCTTTGATGACTTCTCACACTATGagaagaggcaggaggaggaggacgaagtGCGTAAG AGCTTGCATACAGAGCCTGTACCCATCCAAAACCGGTCTCGACTGGATCAG GAGCGCCAAAATAGAAACAAACCATAG